From a region of the Oryza sativa Japonica Group chromosome 6, ASM3414082v1 genome:
- the LOC107278653 gene encoding protein MONOCULM 1, producing MLRSLHSSSSSDTDNNSGGCKNNGGGGGEAAAAVEGGGDQRAVAAAAPSTRDLLLACADLLQRGDLPAARRAAEIVLAAAASPRGDAADRLAYHFARALALRVDAKAGHGHVVVGGGAARPASSGAYLAFNQIAPFLRFAHLTANQAILEAVDGARRVHILDLDAVHGVQWPPLLQAIAERADPALGPPEVRVTGAGADRDTLLRTGNRLRAFARSIHLPFHFTPLLLSCATTAPHHVAGTSTGAAAAASTAAAATGLEFHPDETLAVNCVMFLHNLAGHDELAAFLKWVKAMSPAVVTIAEREAGGGGGGGDHIDDLPRRVGVAMDHYSAVFEALEATVPPGSRERLAVEQEVLGREIEAAVGPSGGRWWRGIERWGGAARAAGFAARPLSAFAVSQARLLLRLHYPSEGYLVQEARGACFLGWQTRPLLSVSAWQPSSS from the coding sequence atgcTCCGGTCACTCCACTCCTCGTCGTCTTCTGACACGGATAACAACAGCGGTGGCTGCAAgaacaatggcggcggcggtggcgaggccgccgccgccgttgaggGTGGCGGTGATCAGCGTgccgttgcggcggcggcgccgtcgacgcgGGACTTGCTGCTGGCGTGCGCGGACCTGCTGCAGAGGGGGGacctgccggcggcgaggcgagcggcggagatcgtcttggcggcggcggcgtcgccgcggggcgacgcggcggaCCGCCTGGCGTACCACTTCGCCCGCGCGCTGGCGCTCCGGGTGGACGCCAAGGCCGGCCATGgccacgtcgtcgtcggcggcggcgcggcgcggccggcgtcgTCCGGGGCGTACCTGGCGTTCAACCAGATCGCGCCGTTCCTGCGTTTCGCGCACCTCACGGCGAACCAGGCCATCCTCGAGGCCGTCGACGGCGCGCGCCGCGTCCACATCCTCGACCTCGACGCCGTCCACGGCGTGCAgtggccgccgctgctgcagGCCATCGCCGAGCGCGCGGACCCGGCGCTCGGCCCGCCCGAGGTCCgcgtcaccggcgccggcgccgaccgcgACACCCTCCTCCGCACCGGCAACCGCCTCCGCGCCTTCGCCCGCTCCATCCACCTCCCCTTCCACTTCAccccgctcctcctctcctgcGCCACCACGGCGCCCCACCACGTCGCCGGCACgagcaccggcgccgccgccgccgcctcgaccgccgccgccgccactggccTCGAGTTTCACCCGGACGAGACGCTCGCCGTGAACTGCGTCATGTTCTTGCACAACCTGGCCGGCCACGACGAGCTCGCCGCGTTCTTGAAGTGGGTGAAGGCCATGTCGCCCGCCGTGGTGACCATCGCCGAGAGggaagcaggcggcggcggcggcggcggcgaccacatCGACGACCTGCCGCGGCGGGTCGGGGTGGCCATGGATCACTACTCGGCGGTGTTCGAGGCGCTGGAGGCGACGGTGCCGCCGGGGAGCCGGGAGCGCCTCGCCGTGGAGCAGGAGGTGCTGGGCCGGGAGATCGAGGCCGCGGTGGGGCCCtccggcggccggtggtggcgcggcatcgagcggtggggcggcgccgcccgcgccgcgggGTTCGCGGCGCGGCCGCTCAGCGCGTTCGCCGTGTCGCAGGCGCGGCTGCTGCTCCGGCTGCACTACCCGTCGGAGGGCTACCTCGTGCAGGAGGCGCGCGGCGCCTGCTTCCTCGGGTGGCAGACGCGCCCGCTGCTCTCCGTCTCAGCGtggcagccgtcgtcgtcgtag